A stretch of Planctomycetaceae bacterium DNA encodes these proteins:
- a CDS encoding endonuclease/exonuclease/phosphatase family protein, giving the protein MASIRRALGRWFQNLFLAATLILLATTLLSTVARNFWIADLLANLRIQQVLGLLVCIAVHTGFQSWKLVVLIGAGLLFHAPAYVADYRYCRSDAVAARSGISQTDAGTLRVTTANVLTSNRRYADIANELLASDADVVAIIEISTALRDFLSADFSRQYPHSVFYVQDSGNFGIALYSRIPWTNAALTHFNDNDLKSVVATINHSGQTWHIFATHTLPPVGRQQFAHRNQHLQMLSDEVKRLRSDDPTSHVVVMGDLNITPWSPIFQDFAGNSELRRHTSGPGIRPTWYRFPAFAFGLVIDHVLSTDNLSSDSCSVGADVGSDHRFVTVQLRSAL; this is encoded by the coding sequence ATGGCATCTATCCGACGGGCACTCGGCAGATGGTTTCAGAATCTTTTTCTGGCCGCAACCCTCATTCTTTTGGCGACTACGCTGCTGTCAACGGTCGCCCGAAATTTCTGGATCGCCGATCTGCTGGCCAACCTGCGGATTCAACAAGTGCTCGGATTGCTGGTCTGCATTGCCGTTCACACGGGTTTCCAAAGCTGGAAACTGGTCGTCCTGATTGGGGCCGGTTTACTGTTTCACGCACCAGCGTACGTGGCAGACTATCGGTATTGCCGGAGCGACGCGGTTGCCGCTCGCTCAGGAATCTCACAAACGGATGCTGGTACTCTGCGAGTGACAACTGCAAATGTTCTTACCTCCAATCGACGCTACGCTGATATTGCAAACGAGTTGCTGGCTTCGGATGCGGACGTTGTCGCCATCATTGAAATCAGTACCGCGCTTCGAGACTTTCTGTCGGCAGATTTTTCACGCCAATATCCCCACTCGGTATTCTACGTGCAGGATTCGGGCAACTTTGGAATTGCACTGTATTCCAGAATCCCCTGGACCAATGCAGCACTAACCCATTTCAACGACAATGATCTGAAGTCGGTTGTCGCAACCATTAATCACAGCGGTCAAACATGGCACATCTTCGCAACCCATACATTGCCGCCAGTCGGCAGGCAGCAATTCGCTCATCGTAATCAGCACCTGCAAATGCTGAGCGACGAAGTGAAACGATTAAGGTCCGACGATCCGACATCACATGTTGTCGTGATGGGAGATTTGAATATCACTCCCTGGTCGCCCATCTTCCAGGATTTTGCAGGCAACTCAGAACTTCGGCGACATACAAGTGGACCAGGAATTCGTCCAACGTGGTACCGGTTTCCAGCATTCGCATTTGGGCTGGTCATTGATCACGTGCTTTCGACGGACAATCTGTCGAGCGACAGCTGCAGCGTCGGAGCAGATGTTGGATCGGATCACCGCTTCGTGACCGTACAACTGAGGTCTGCGCTGTGA